The Hymenobacter sp. GOD-10R genome includes a window with the following:
- a CDS encoding PAS domain-containing sensor histidine kinase produces the protein MLEPATFFLDQAEASSQIHFIYDLAAQRVVFINRAYEQVLRGTCAHVNDELPALFARLHPDELPLMQRYWQLWTQGRLHDEIDFRLRTPGGADQWLCLAPHWYQDAEGHAWLGGTLRDISVSKDNKTTNEKFSAKKNTVLEILAHDLSGAFSVMQRLTEHIQEEVVPEDNPHVAQMLGMMQNTSQKSVQMIKDLLDQEFLESSNISLNLERVDLRDKVRQCVEPLRQAPGSEARQLELVLPEEPVYAEVDVNKLQQVVSNLVGNALKFTPNERRIQVSVAPCPGCVHVAVADEGIGIPAALLPELFERFTKARRPGLRGEPTTGLGLSLCKTIVELHRGTLTVTSTEGSGSTFTVELPVTS, from the coding sequence ATGCTAGAGCCTGCCACATTTTTTCTAGATCAAGCGGAAGCTAGTTCGCAGATACACTTCATTTATGACCTTGCGGCTCAGCGGGTCGTGTTCATCAACCGCGCTTATGAGCAGGTGTTACGCGGCACCTGCGCCCACGTCAACGATGAATTGCCAGCCCTGTTCGCCCGCCTGCACCCCGATGAACTGCCGCTGATGCAGCGCTACTGGCAGCTTTGGACGCAAGGTCGGCTACATGATGAGATAGATTTCCGCTTGCGCACACCCGGCGGTGCCGACCAGTGGCTGTGCTTGGCGCCGCACTGGTACCAAGATGCGGAGGGGCACGCGTGGCTAGGGGGCACGCTGCGCGACATTAGCGTGAGCAAAGACAACAAGACAACGAACGAGAAATTCAGCGCCAAGAAGAACACGGTACTGGAGATCCTCGCGCATGACCTATCCGGCGCCTTCAGCGTAATGCAGCGCCTAACGGAACATATTCAGGAGGAGGTAGTGCCAGAGGACAACCCACACGTGGCCCAGATGCTGGGAATGATGCAGAACACCAGCCAGAAAAGCGTTCAGATGATCAAAGACCTGCTGGATCAGGAATTTCTGGAGTCCTCTAACATCAGCCTGAACCTTGAGCGGGTTGATCTGCGCGACAAAGTAAGGCAATGTGTGGAGCCTCTACGCCAGGCACCGGGGAGTGAGGCCCGGCAGCTAGAATTGGTGCTGCCCGAGGAGCCCGTGTACGCGGAAGTAGATGTTAACAAGCTCCAGCAGGTTGTTAGCAACCTAGTTGGCAATGCCCTCAAGTTCACTCCCAATGAGCGCCGTATTCAGGTCAGCGTGGCGCCTTGCCCCGGCTGTGTCCACGTCGCCGTTGCCGATGAAGGGATTGGCATTCCTGCCGCGCTGTTGCCTGAACTATTCGAGCGCTTCACCAAGGCGCGTCGACCGGGCTTGCGTGGTGAGCCTACCACCGGCCTAGGTCTGTCGCTGTGCAAAACGATTGTGGAACTGCACCGTGGTACGCTGACGGTAACTAGCACGGAGGGTAGCGGCTCTACTTTTACTGTTGAGTTGCCCGTGACCAGTTAG
- a CDS encoding PAS domain-containing protein, producing the protein MSESAELVNSEERFRSLFQNNLDLILFQDHEGVIWDVNSSFLTLLNRTKDEVVGRTLSPFLPPELVPVFNEKLQQAFAGTRVQFDVAVQFKGAEPRVLNVSKVPLWVDGNVRGVHMVARDITELTASHQLIEQQARKLNTIFESITDALFLIDWNWCFTYLNHEVERLLHVERANVLGKNIWEVFSEEVNGAFYQQYHHAIATGKAVHFEAYYAKQHLWLEVKAFPSEAGLSVYFSDISRRMEAQASQERLTQDLYRHNQDLQQFTYLVSHNLRAPLTNALGLARLLQEEVAAPSETLAYLEASLEQLDVVFQDMNTILSVRDRQDMTAPESMLLADVLGQVLFSLQEEVQRAGAVIRLELPGDLRVHGNRAYLYSIFYNLLTNSLKYRSSDRPLRISITGTRQPPIGVHLSFEDNGSGFDREKAGTDVFKLYKRFHETTSGRGVGLYLIKTHLESMGGRIEAQSQVGVGTQFTLLIP; encoded by the coding sequence ATGAGTGAAAGTGCAGAGTTGGTAAACAGTGAGGAGCGGTTTCGGTCCTTGTTTCAGAATAACTTGGATCTGATTCTATTTCAGGACCATGAAGGTGTCATTTGGGATGTGAACAGCTCTTTTTTGACTTTGTTGAATCGGACGAAAGACGAGGTGGTAGGGCGCACGCTGTCACCCTTCTTACCGCCCGAGCTTGTTCCGGTATTTAACGAAAAACTCCAACAAGCTTTTGCCGGCACGCGCGTGCAGTTCGACGTAGCCGTGCAGTTCAAGGGTGCCGAACCTAGGGTGCTCAATGTCTCTAAAGTGCCGCTGTGGGTAGATGGGAACGTGCGAGGCGTGCACATGGTGGCGCGCGATATCACCGAACTGACGGCCTCCCACCAACTCATTGAGCAGCAGGCCCGGAAGCTTAATACCATTTTTGAAAGCATCACCGATGCACTTTTTCTCATCGACTGGAATTGGTGCTTTACCTACCTCAACCACGAAGTAGAGCGACTGCTGCACGTAGAGCGGGCGAATGTGCTCGGAAAGAATATCTGGGAAGTGTTTTCGGAGGAGGTAAACGGCGCCTTTTACCAGCAATATCACCACGCTATAGCCACCGGCAAAGCGGTGCATTTTGAAGCCTACTACGCAAAGCAGCACTTGTGGCTGGAGGTTAAGGCTTTTCCTTCAGAGGCGGGCCTATCCGTGTACTTCTCCGACATCTCGCGCCGTATGGAAGCCCAGGCCAGCCAAGAACGGCTCACCCAAGACTTGTATCGGCACAACCAAGATTTGCAGCAGTTTACCTACTTAGTGTCCCACAACCTGCGGGCGCCCCTAACCAATGCCCTCGGCTTGGCCCGGCTGCTGCAAGAAGAAGTAGCGGCGCCATCGGAGACCCTAGCTTACTTGGAAGCTAGCTTAGAGCAACTGGATGTGGTGTTTCAAGACATGAATACCATTCTCTCGGTGCGGGACAGGCAAGACATGACAGCCCCCGAGTCGATGCTGCTCGCCGACGTATTGGGCCAAGTGTTGTTTAGTTTGCAGGAGGAGGTGCAGCGGGCGGGGGCCGTAATCAGGCTCGAACTACCCGGCGACTTGCGCGTGCACGGCAACCGCGCCTACTTGTACAGTATCTTCTATAATCTGCTTACCAACTCTCTTAAATACCGTTCGTCAGATCGGCCGCTTCGAATATCCATCACGGGTACCCGCCAACCACCCATAGGAGTGCACCTTTCCTTTGAAGATAATGGCTCAGGATTCGACCGCGAAAAGGCCGGCACAGATGTTTTTAAGTTATATAAGCGGTTCCACGAAACCACATCGGGCCGAGGGGTTGGATTATATTTAATTAAAACGCACCTCGAATCCATGGGCGGCCGGATAGAGGCCCAAAGCCAAGTGGGTGTTGGTACCCAATTTACTCTATTGATACCCTAA
- a CDS encoding response regulator, with product MHTVLIDDDFISVFLTEKLLKREGIGDAVRSFQSPQEAVGYLQQTLPAEIPELILLDLNMPLMNGWDVLEALKPYEEDLLPRCFIYILTSSLALADTARAKEFALVTGLIHKPLDKMHIQEIHARIVERRSNLA from the coding sequence ATGCATACCGTTCTGATTGACGACGATTTTATTAGCGTGTTTCTAACCGAGAAATTACTGAAGCGGGAGGGCATAGGCGACGCAGTACGCTCATTCCAGTCGCCGCAAGAGGCAGTAGGCTACCTGCAGCAAACCCTGCCTGCTGAAATTCCGGAGCTGATTCTGCTGGATCTGAATATGCCGTTGATGAACGGGTGGGACGTTTTAGAGGCCCTTAAGCCTTACGAGGAAGATCTTTTGCCGCGCTGCTTCATCTACATTCTCACGTCGTCCTTAGCCTTGGCTGATACGGCGCGGGCCAAGGAGTTCGCGCTGGTGACGGGTCTGATTCATAAACCTTTGGACAAAATGCACATTCAAGAAATCCACGCAAGGATAGTGGAGCGCCGGTCAAACTTAGCGTGA
- a CDS encoding AraC family transcriptional regulator, giving the protein MDNALEYQAVKPTTALAAVVERFWMLKTGSGAAKPIRLLPDGWIDVVFSYSKTDSFHVMLMGLGSVADQATLAAETVMFAVSLRLPAAEYLLQTRVADILNGVRPLPASFWNITAADLTDFGQFCAKLNNTLRALLQPILDPRKRRLFELLYASAGILPVHELATQSGWSSRQTNRYFQDYFGLSLKTYCAILRFRAAFPQLKAGRLFPDQNFADQAHFIREVRKFSGVRPKELARNQDDRFIQFSAWPEE; this is encoded by the coding sequence ATGGACAATGCTCTTGAATATCAAGCTGTAAAACCAACTACAGCCCTAGCTGCTGTGGTTGAGCGCTTTTGGATGCTAAAAACGGGTTCGGGCGCCGCTAAGCCTATTCGACTACTGCCAGATGGGTGGATCGATGTGGTGTTTTCGTACTCCAAAACGGATTCGTTTCACGTTATGCTGATGGGGCTAGGTAGCGTTGCTGACCAAGCCACGCTCGCGGCCGAAACGGTGATGTTTGCTGTGAGTCTGCGCTTGCCCGCTGCTGAGTACCTGTTGCAAACCCGCGTGGCCGATATTCTTAATGGCGTTCGGCCGTTGCCTGCTAGCTTTTGGAACATCACGGCGGCTGACCTAACCGATTTTGGGCAGTTCTGCGCCAAGCTGAATAACACCTTGCGCGCGCTGTTGCAGCCAATCCTCGATCCGCGCAAACGCCGGCTATTTGAGCTGCTCTATGCCTCTGCGGGTATCTTGCCCGTGCACGAGCTGGCGACGCAGTCGGGGTGGAGCAGTCGGCAGACCAACCGCTATTTTCAAGACTACTTCGGGTTGTCGCTTAAGACGTATTGCGCTATTCTGCGGTTTCGAGCGGCGTTTCCGCAGCTGAAAGCCGGCCGGTTGTTCCCCGATCAAAACTTTGCCGATCAAGCGCACTTTATTCGGGAAGTGCGCAAGTTCTCTGGGGTGCGTCCGAAAGAGCTAGCGCGCAACCAGGATGACCGATTTATTCAATTTTCTGCCTGGCCTGAAGAATAG
- a CDS encoding NAD(P)/FAD-dependent oxidoreductase codes for MLLTNKKIAIIGGGPGGLTLARLLQQQGADVTVYERDADRTARQQGATLDLHDESGLRALTEAGLLDAFQAHYRPGADKLRLLDGQATILHDQHQEPDPHTFGHAHFRPEIDRGPLRDLLIDSLTLGTIVWNSQLLDLAPTTNGWQLHFAGGLTASADLVVGADGASSKVRARVTSCKPFFTGYTVVEGNVYDAAQHAPALWALVKGGKVFALDGEKSIILSAKGDGSLAFYTCQRTTENWVHESGIDFHNLGQVAAWFAHDFASWSLVWRELFATEAAYFVPRPQYCMPLDQQWSTQPTITLLGDAAHLMPPYAGEGVNIAMLDALELSLCLTDGRFATLQEAISQYETEMRRRGSDVAAISIESMEQLHSPNAVAWMSQVMA; via the coding sequence ATGCTTCTGACAAACAAGAAAATAGCCATCATTGGTGGCGGACCGGGTGGCCTCACGCTAGCTCGCCTACTCCAACAGCAAGGCGCCGATGTGACGGTATACGAGCGGGATGCTGACCGCACGGCCCGTCAGCAGGGCGCTACCCTCGACCTCCACGACGAATCGGGCCTGCGCGCCCTCACCGAAGCTGGCTTGCTCGATGCCTTTCAGGCGCATTATCGGCCGGGCGCCGACAAACTCCGCCTGCTCGACGGGCAGGCCACGATCCTCCACGACCAGCATCAAGAGCCCGATCCGCACACGTTTGGTCATGCGCATTTTCGCCCCGAAATCGACCGCGGGCCGTTGCGCGACTTGCTGATCGATTCGCTTACGCTCGGTACTATCGTCTGGAACAGCCAGTTACTAGACCTAGCTCCTACTACCAATGGCTGGCAACTGCACTTCGCCGGTGGCCTTACCGCTTCCGCCGATTTAGTAGTAGGGGCTGATGGAGCTAGCTCGAAAGTGCGGGCCCGCGTGACGTCGTGCAAGCCGTTTTTCACGGGCTACACGGTAGTAGAAGGCAATGTGTACGACGCGGCCCAGCACGCTCCTGCCCTGTGGGCGCTGGTGAAGGGTGGAAAAGTCTTTGCGCTCGACGGGGAGAAGTCGATCATTCTGAGCGCCAAAGGTGACGGTAGCCTAGCTTTCTACACCTGTCAACGCACGACCGAAAACTGGGTACACGAAAGCGGCATTGACTTTCATAATCTAGGGCAGGTGGCGGCCTGGTTTGCGCACGATTTTGCTAGCTGGAGCCTTGTGTGGCGCGAGCTATTCGCTACAGAGGCGGCGTATTTTGTGCCGCGCCCGCAGTACTGCATGCCCCTCGACCAGCAATGGTCAACCCAGCCCACGATTACCTTACTCGGCGATGCTGCCCATCTGATGCCGCCTTATGCCGGCGAGGGCGTGAACATAGCCATGCTCGATGCGCTAGAGCTAAGCCTCTGCCTGACGGATGGCCGTTTTGCAACCCTACAAGAGGCAATCAGCCAGTACGAAACCGAGATGCGCCGCCGCGGCTCCGACGTGGCGGCTATTTCTATCGAGTCAATGGAACAGTTGCATTCGCCCAACGCCGTCGCTTGGATGAGCCAAGTAATGGCGTAG
- a CDS encoding DUF202 domain-containing protein, whose product MAAIPPSYSELPLSLSDRLAVERTRLANERTMLAYLRTGVALVVAGFSLINFFREYIYVWIGVGLIPLGIGMIVGGYMRFQHKRERIHAAVVRGPHPTMPQQQVAPAIAGQS is encoded by the coding sequence ATGGCTGCCATTCCTCCCTCCTACTCCGAACTGCCGCTAAGCCTGAGCGACCGGCTAGCCGTGGAGCGCACCCGCCTCGCCAACGAACGCACCATGCTCGCTTACCTGCGGACGGGCGTGGCCTTGGTAGTGGCAGGTTTTTCACTGATCAATTTCTTTCGCGAATACATCTATGTGTGGATTGGCGTGGGTCTGATTCCGCTCGGCATTGGTATGATCGTGGGCGGCTACATGCGGTTTCAGCACAAGCGCGAGCGTATTCATGCGGCCGTAGTCAGAGGACCACACCCCACAATGCCACAACAGCAGGTAGCGCCGGCTATTGCTGGCCAAAGCTAG
- a CDS encoding FAD-dependent oxidoreductase — MKKPVLLAVDDDPQVLSAIDRDLRSEFRRDYRVIRASSGAEALEIIKELNVRAEPLALVLADQRMPGMEGVELLEKTRTLFPNAKRVLLTAYADTEAAIRAINQAQLDYYLLKPWDPPQQLLYPTLHDLLDAWQATYRPRFQGVRVIGFQWSPLSHEVKDFLAGYMVPFEWLDVETNPDAKALLSSTGFETTDLPVIISEDGEALAHPERGAIAAKLGLASHASADLYDVVVVGAGPSGLAAAVYGASEGLKTLLIERNLPGGQAGTSSRIENYLGFPTGVSGSELTHRAWSQAVRLGTEFLAQEVTNLCIQDGAYKVLTLANGSEVRTKAVVLTLGVSYRTLDIPGIDRLSGAGVYYGAARTEARSCDKGDVYIVGGGNSAGQAAMYLAAYARQVYIVIRGETLAASMSAYLIEQISQTPNIEIMSFTEVKEVCGQDHLEELVLSIKGQREVRKARALFVFIGAKPSTEWLDGTVLFDKKGFLLTGRDLVMDPRYPTHWKRPREPYLLETCVPGVFASGDGRAGAMARVASAVGEGSMAIKFVHQYLDE; from the coding sequence ATGAAAAAACCCGTTCTCCTAGCCGTCGACGACGACCCGCAGGTGCTGAGCGCCATAGATCGGGACCTCCGCAGCGAATTTCGCCGCGACTACCGCGTTATCCGGGCTAGCTCTGGCGCTGAAGCCCTAGAAATCATCAAAGAGCTCAACGTTCGGGCCGAGCCGCTAGCGCTTGTCTTGGCCGACCAGCGCATGCCGGGCATGGAAGGCGTTGAGCTGCTAGAAAAGACGCGCACGCTCTTCCCCAATGCCAAGCGCGTGTTGCTCACGGCATATGCCGATACGGAAGCCGCTATCCGGGCTATCAATCAAGCCCAGCTCGACTACTACTTGCTTAAGCCCTGGGACCCGCCCCAGCAGCTCTTGTATCCTACGCTCCACGACTTGCTAGATGCCTGGCAGGCCACGTACCGCCCTAGGTTTCAAGGTGTGCGCGTCATTGGTTTTCAATGGTCGCCGCTCTCCCACGAGGTCAAGGACTTTCTAGCCGGCTACATGGTGCCTTTCGAGTGGCTAGATGTGGAAACGAACCCTGATGCGAAGGCCTTACTCAGCAGCACGGGTTTTGAGACCACCGATTTGCCAGTAATCATTAGTGAGGACGGCGAAGCGCTGGCCCACCCAGAACGCGGCGCTATTGCGGCGAAGCTAGGTCTAGCCTCACATGCCTCAGCCGACCTGTACGACGTAGTGGTGGTAGGGGCTGGTCCGTCGGGGCTGGCTGCGGCGGTGTATGGCGCTTCCGAAGGGCTAAAAACCCTTTTGATTGAGCGCAACCTTCCCGGCGGCCAGGCAGGCACCAGCTCCCGCATCGAGAACTACCTAGGTTTTCCTACCGGCGTGAGCGGCAGTGAGCTAACGCACCGCGCCTGGTCGCAGGCCGTGCGGCTCGGGACGGAGTTTCTGGCGCAGGAAGTCACCAATCTGTGCATCCAGGATGGCGCTTACAAAGTCCTCACCTTGGCCAACGGCAGCGAGGTGCGTACCAAAGCCGTAGTACTCACCCTCGGTGTCAGCTACCGCACCCTCGACATTCCTGGCATCGACCGGCTTAGTGGCGCTGGCGTGTACTACGGCGCCGCCCGCACCGAGGCCCGCTCTTGCGACAAAGGCGACGTGTACATTGTGGGCGGGGGTAACTCAGCGGGCCAAGCGGCCATGTACCTAGCTGCCTACGCCCGGCAGGTGTACATCGTCATCCGGGGCGAAACGCTGGCGGCCTCTATGTCGGCGTACCTCATCGAGCAGATCAGCCAGACCCCCAACATTGAGATTATGTCTTTCACGGAAGTGAAGGAAGTATGCGGACAAGACCACCTGGAGGAGTTGGTGCTTAGCATCAAAGGGCAGCGCGAGGTACGAAAAGCGCGGGCGTTGTTTGTCTTCATCGGGGCCAAGCCGAGTACCGAATGGCTCGACGGTACGGTGCTCTTCGACAAAAAAGGCTTCTTGCTTACCGGCCGCGACTTAGTAATGGACCCTCGCTACCCCACGCATTGGAAACGCCCACGGGAGCCGTATCTGCTCGAAACCTGCGTGCCCGGCGTATTTGCCTCCGGCGATGGTCGGGCAGGCGCCATGGCCCGAGTGGCTTCAGCGGTGGGAGAAGGCTCAATGGCCATCAAATTCGTCCATCAATACTTAGATGAATAG
- a CDS encoding sensor histidine kinase, whose product MPANLTREELLTITTFQGLPTETLDWLLAHGERRDYAPDEPIVQPGDPAEYMTAFLQGGVQFFRTQNGHREPRFRIGAGQVSGVLPYSRLQTLPNYGAAVGQTVMFALHRSFFPELERVSPELVQRLVAIMSDRVREETRGQESDEKLRALGKLSAGLAHELNNPAAAIARSAEALADRAATKPALLLSLVRHCPTPESLEALMNLAESACSIEAKSPLSALQRADQEDELADWLEEQGVPDGYQLAGGLIDADITLDQLKPVAADLPKEVLPAALAWLEGQLTTYHLVCDVQEASSRISTLVNNVKTYSHMDRGSDMAPLDVVSGLESTVNMFSYQLRNKNIQLVRDYAPDLPTIYGQVSSLNQVWTNLIDNALDALPNGGTITLRTRREGDFVRVFIIDNGPGIPPNILSRIFEPFFTTKQAGDGTGLGLDIAQRTIRNHNGRLEVQSAPGHTEFCAWLPVA is encoded by the coding sequence ATGCCTGCCAATCTGACCCGAGAAGAGCTGCTCACCATAACCACCTTTCAGGGGTTGCCCACTGAAACGCTAGACTGGTTACTGGCCCACGGGGAGCGCCGCGACTACGCGCCCGACGAACCCATTGTGCAACCCGGCGACCCAGCCGAATACATGACTGCTTTCCTGCAGGGAGGCGTTCAGTTTTTCCGTACTCAAAACGGACACCGGGAACCACGCTTCCGCATTGGGGCAGGACAAGTCAGCGGCGTGCTACCGTATTCGCGCCTACAAACCTTGCCTAATTACGGCGCCGCCGTTGGCCAAACGGTCATGTTTGCTCTCCACCGCAGCTTTTTCCCGGAGCTCGAACGAGTGAGCCCAGAGCTGGTGCAGCGCCTAGTAGCCATCATGAGCGACCGAGTGCGCGAGGAAACCCGCGGCCAAGAAAGCGACGAAAAGCTCCGGGCTTTGGGCAAGCTTTCGGCGGGTCTGGCGCATGAGCTGAACAACCCAGCCGCCGCCATTGCCCGTTCCGCCGAAGCCCTAGCTGACCGGGCCGCAACGAAGCCGGCGCTGCTCCTCAGCCTGGTACGCCACTGCCCCACCCCCGAGTCGCTGGAAGCCTTGATGAACCTAGCAGAGTCGGCTTGTAGTATAGAGGCGAAGTCACCGCTATCGGCGCTGCAGCGCGCTGACCAGGAAGATGAGCTAGCCGATTGGCTGGAGGAGCAAGGCGTGCCCGATGGCTACCAGTTGGCGGGCGGGCTGATTGATGCTGATATAACGCTCGACCAACTCAAGCCCGTAGCTGCCGATCTACCCAAAGAGGTGCTGCCAGCAGCATTGGCTTGGCTCGAAGGGCAGCTCACCACTTATCATTTGGTTTGCGACGTGCAGGAAGCTAGCTCCCGCATCAGCACTTTGGTCAACAACGTGAAGACGTATTCGCACATGGACCGGGGCTCCGACATGGCGCCGCTAGATGTCGTGAGCGGGTTGGAAAGTACCGTGAACATGTTCAGCTACCAGCTGCGCAACAAGAATATTCAGCTCGTACGCGACTATGCCCCCGATCTGCCGACGATCTATGGACAGGTCAGCAGCCTGAATCAGGTCTGGACGAACTTAATTGACAATGCCCTCGATGCTTTACCCAACGGCGGCACCATCACGTTGCGCACGCGTCGGGAGGGCGACTTTGTACGCGTTTTCATCATCGATAATGGCCCCGGTATCCCGCCGAATATCTTATCCCGCATTTTCGAGCCATTCTTCACCACCAAGCAGGCCGGCGACGGCACAGGCCTAGGTCTTGACATTGCCCAGCGCACCATCCGCAACCACAATGGACGCCTGGAGGTGCAATCGGCGCCGGGCCACACAGAGTTTTGTGCTTGGCTGCCTGTAGCGTAG